Genomic segment of Amphibacillus xylanus NBRC 15112:
GGAATAAATCTTGAGGATATTGCAGCTCCGGATTGTTTTTATGTCGAAGAAGAATTGAAGAAACGATTAGATATCCCAGTTTTCCATGATGATCAACATGGAACAGCTATTGTTACTGTAGCTGGTTTAGTTAATGCACTCAAATTAGTAAATAAACAGACAGATCAAATTAAAGTTGTAATTAATGGCGCAGGTGCTGCAGGTATTGCGATTGTTAAATTACTAAATAAATTTGGTGTAAATCAAATCGTTATTTGTGATTCGCAAGGTGCGATTTATCAAGGTAGAGAGTTTGGGATGAACCCCATTAAAGAAATGATTGCTAAAGAAACGAATCAGCAGATGGAAACAGGTGATTTAAGATCTGTCATGAAAGGTGCAGACGTTTTTATCGGTGTATCTTTAGCTAACTTAGTTGATCAAGAAATGGTTCGTTCAATGAATGATGATCCGATTATCTTTGCAATGGCAAACCCAAATCCTGAAATCATGCCAGAAGATGCCCTAGCAGCAGGAGCAAGAATTGTAGGTACGGGTCGATCTGATTATCCTAATCAAGTAAATAATGTACTTGCTTTTCCAGGAATCTTTAAGGGTGCGTTATCCGTTATGGCAAATGAAATCAATGATGAAATGAAGGTTGCAGCAGTTCATGCGATTGCTGGGATTATTGCTGAAGCTGACTTAACAGAGAACTATATCATTCCGGATCCATTCGATCAACGAGTGGCAGTAGCCGTTAGTCAAGCAGTTGCAAAAGCAGCCATAGAAACTGGAGTTGCTAAACAAATTAAGTAACTTTGAGTTATTTATCAAATCCAGAAAATCTTGATATGAGGGGGACTCAGGATGCCTTTTAAACGTATTTTTAAGAAACAGCGAAAATATGCGACAATTCCAACAGAAAAAGCAAAACAAGATATACCAGAAGGTCTTGTGGAAAAGTGTTCGTATTGCTCTAAGATTTTTTATGAAAAAGAATGGAAAAATAATCTTCGCGTTTGTCCATCCTGTGGAACACATCATAAGATGACGGCTTGGGAGAGAATTGCAAGTATTGTTGATGATATTGACAGCTTTGATGAGTGGGACGCTGAATTAGTCACTGATAATCCACTTAATTTCCCAGAATATCAACAAAAACTAATTTCAGATCAAAAGAAAACAGGCTTAAATGATGCTGTTGTAACAGGAAAAGGCACAATTAATCAATTTGAAGCAGTCCTAATTGTAATGGATCCTTTTTTCCGCATGGCTAGTATGGGAGCAGTAGTTGGTGAGAAAATTGCACGAGCGTTAGAACGAGCAAAAGATGAAAACTTACCTGTAATTATATTTACTGCCTCTGGTGGAGCTAGAATGCAAGAGGGGATGATTAGTTTAATGCAAATGGCAAAAACAGCATTTGCAATTGATCGCTTTGATCAAGCAGGTGGTTGTTTAATTGTGGTGATGACTAATCCAACAACAGGCGGCGTGACAGCAAGCTTTGCTTCAATTGGTGATTATCACTTTGCAGAGCCAAATGCTTTAATTGGTTTTGCCGGACGAAGAATTATCGAACAAACAATTCGCGAAAAGCTTCCTGATGATTTCCAAACAGCAGAATTTCAATTGAAACAAGGTCAAATTGATCGAATTGTTAAACGACCAGAATTAAAGCAGTTCTTAACAACAGTACTTGACCTACACGCTGTAGGGGGTGAACGGACTTGAAATATATTTTAGATTTCGAAAAACCAATCTATGAATTAAAAGATAAAATAGCTGAATTAAAACAGATGGCTGAAGAAAGTGAACTTGATTTAACAGAAGATATCAGTCGTCTTGAGATGAGGCTAGTTAATTTAGAACAAAATGTTTATCAAAATTTATCACCATGGGATCGAGTCCAAATTGCTAGACATCCAGAACGCCCGACAGCGTTAGACTATATTCAAGAGCTTTTTACTGATTTTATTGAGCTACATGGAGATCGTTTATTCCGTGATGATCCAGCAATAATTACAGGTATTGCGAAATATAAAGGATTACCAGTTACAGTAATCGGTCAACAAAGGGGAAAGAACACAAAAGAAAATATTTACCGTAATTTTGCAAGTGCGCATCCAGAAGGCTATCGTAAAGCATTAAGACAAATGAAATTAGCAGAGAAATTTAATCGCCCGATTATTTCATTTATTGATACAAAAGGAGCTCATCCAGGTAAAGGTGCAGAAGAGCGCGGCCAAGGTGAAGCGATTGCTAGAAACTTAAAAGTTATGGCACAACTTGCTGTTCCAACACTGTCAATTGTGATTGGCGAAGGTGGAAGTGGTGGTGCATTGGGTGTTGGAGTTACGGATCATATTTATATGCTGGAAAATTCGATTTACTCAGTAATTTCACCAGAAGGTGCAGCGAGTATTTTGTGGAAGGATGCCACTAAAGCAAAGGAAGCAGCAAAATCGTTAAAGCTAAATGCTAAAGATTTAAAACAAATGAATATTATTGATGATATTATCCCAGAGCCAAAGGGCGGGGCTCATCGAGATTTTCAATTGCAAGTCGCATACTTAGATCTTCATATTAATAAATCATTAAAATACTTACAGGGCCTACCTAAAGATCAGTTGATTGAAAAACGTTGGCAAAAGTATAAAAATATTGGCAGTTTTTAAGTATATTTAATAAAATTATTGTAAATAATTTAACAAACTCAAAATGTTAGTAAAATTATTTCATTTTCACCCCTAAAAGTGTATATTTAGGGGTGAGATTTTGTCGACTTTCATGTATAATCTTTATGGGCGTGATATTAGGATATATCTACATGTTTATGTTAAGCTAATAGATGTAGATTTAAGATTGAGGTGATTATATGAAGAAAATAGCTGTTTTGACAAGCGGTGGAGATGCTCCAGGTATGAACGCAGCTATTCGAGCGGTAGTCAGAAAAGGTATCTATCATGGTATTGAAATATACGGTGTATCAAACGGTTTTCAAGGCTTGATGGAAGGTAAGATCAAAAAAATGGAACTCGGCTCTGTTGGAGATATCATTCAACGCGGAGGTACGATTCTGTTTTCTGCGCGCTCTGAGGAATTTAAAACCGATGAAGGTCAAGAACGTGCCATTAAACAATTGAGAGATAGAGGTATTGAAGGTTTAGTAGTTCTTGGCGGTGACGGTTCATTTACAGGTGCGTTAAAATTGACTGAGAAAGGCTTTCCATGTGTCTGCATTCCTTGTACAATTGATAATGATATTCCAGGAACTGATTTTACAATCGGTTTTGATACAGCATTAAACACTATTGTAGAAGCTGCCGATAAAATAAGAGATACAGCAACTTCTCATGAACGTACATATGTTATCGAGGTTATGGGCCGAGATGCGGGAGATTTAGCACTTTGGTCAGGTTTAGCTAATGGTGCAGAAAGCGTAATCATTCCAGAACGCGACGAACCTTTTGAAAACATCATTGATCGTCTAAATAGAGGACGAGCACGTGGGAAAAAGCATAGTATTATCATTTTAGCTGAAGGTGTCGGTAGTGGGATTGAACTAGGCAAGAGAATTGAAGAAACAGCTAATCTAGAAACACGCGTAACCGTATTAGGACACATCCAACGTGGTGGACAACCAACTGGTGCAGATCGTGTATTAGCAAGTCGTTTAGGCGCTAAGGCAATCGATTTGTTAATTGAAGGTCAATCAGGTGTGATGGTTGGTATTGAGTCAAATAAACTTACTCATCATAAAATCAAGGATATCCTTAATAAGCCACACAACATAGATATGAGCTTGTACAAACTTATGGGAGAACTATCTATCTAAATTTATTATAGATATTTTAGTGTTTTACAAATACCAAGGAGGAAATTAGTAATGAGAAAAACAAAAATCGTATGTACGATAGGACCAGTTTCAGAATCATTAGAAAAAACAACAGAATTGATTGCAGCAGGTATGAACGTTGCACGTCTGAACTTTTCACATGGTGATTTCGAAGAGCATGGTAATAGAATTAAAAACATTCGCGAATCAGCGAAAAAATTAGGTAAAACAGTAGCTATCCTTTTAGATACTAAAGGTCCAGAAATCCGTACTGGTGTAATGGCTGAAGGTAAAGTGGAAATTGTTAAAGGTCAAACAATTAACATTTCTATGGACGAAACTGTTAAAGGTACTAAAGAGCGCTTTGCAGTAACTTATCCAGATTTAATTAACGATGTTCACGTTGGATCAAAAATCCTTCTAGACGACGGTTTAGTTGAATTAGAAGTAACTGCAATTCTAAAAGAAGAAAATGAAATTGAAACAAAAGCATTAAACTCAGGTATCTTAAAAGATAAAAAAGGTGTAAACGTACCTAATGTTAGTGTTAACTTACCTGGTATGACTGAAAAAGATGCTAAAGATATTCTATTCGGTATTGAGCAAGGTGTAGACTTTATCGCTGCATCATTTATTCGCCGTGCTTCTGACGTATTAGCAATCCGTGAGCACCTAGATAAAAATGGTGGTAAAGACATTCAAATCATTTCAAAAATTGAAAACCAAGAGGGTGTTGACAACCTAGACGCTATTCTACAAGTATCAGATGGAATTATGGTTGCTCGTGGGGACTTAGGGGTTGAAATTCCACCTGAGGATGTTCCAGTTGTTCAAAAACTTATGATCCAAAAATGTAATCTAGCAGGTAAGCCAGTTATTACAGCTACACAAATGCTAGACTCAATGGAGCGTAACCCAAGACCTACTCGTGCTGAAGCTTCAGACGTTGCTAACGCGATTTTTGACGGTACAGATGCAATTATGTTATCTGGTGAAACAGCAGCGGGTGATTACCCAGTTCAAGCAGTACAAACAATGCACAATATTGCAATTAAAACAGAATCTGTATTAGATCATAAAGCAATTCTAGCTAAGCGTACGAAATCAACTGAGGTTTCAATGACTGATGCAATTAGTCAATCAGTTAACCACACAGCTATGAATTTAGATGTTAATGCTATTTTAGCTCCAACTGTAAGTGGTCATACAGCACGTGTTATTTCAAAATACCGTCCTAAAGCACCAATCATTGCAGTAACATTTGACGAAAGAGTTAGCCGTGGTCTTTCATTAGTATGGGGTGTTCACTCAATCGTAGGTGACGTAGCATACACGACAGATAAAGTATTAAACGTTGCTATCGATCGTGGTTTAGAAACTAACCTTCTAAAACGCGGAGATCGTGTAGTTATTACTGCAGGTGTACCAGTAGGTGAAAGTGGTACAACTAATATGATGAAAGTTCACATCATTGGCGATGTTTTAACAAAGGGCCAAGGAGTAGGTAAAGGTAGCTCATTCGGTCGTGTTGTAATTGCTAAGGATGCTAAAGAAGCAAATGAAAAAGTAAACTATGGTGACATTTTAGTAACTCAAGCAACTGATAAAGATATGATGCCTGCTTTAGAAAAAGCAAATGGTATTATTACAGTTGAAGGTGGTTTAACTTCACATGCTGCAGTTGTAGGTCTTGATTTATCAATTCCTGTAATTGTTGGTGTTGATAATGCACTTTCAGTTCTAGAAGAAGGTAAAGAAATCACTGTTGACGCTAAACGTGGCGATATCTACAGTGGTAGAGCAAGTATCTTATAATATTAATAACAAGTTATAATAAAATGAAAGAGGGGGGCTAACCCCCTTTTTTCATCTAAAAATATTTGTGTCATGGAGGTGCGGTTATGTTTAGATGGTTGTTTTTACTTTTAATAACAGTACCGCTAATTGAATTAGCCATTATCGTTTGGGCAAGCACATATATAAGTGGTTGGTCAATTATTGGTATGATTATCTTAACTGGTTTCATCGGCGCGACTCTAGCAAAGCAACAAGGAATTGAAGCACTTCGTCGTGCCCAAATTAGCATGCAAAATGGTGACCTACCTAGTGACCTATTTATTGACGGTATATGCATACTGATCGGTGGCATTGCTTTATTAATGCCAGGATTTTTGACTGATTTATTTGGCTTTGCTTTACTTATACCTCTGTCAAGACGCTTATTTAAGTCATGGCTAAAAGCAATCTTCCAAAATATGATTAATAAAAATCATCGAATTATATATCGTCGTTTTTAAATGTTTAGTTGTCCATTTACTATATAACGGTAGACGATCTGATCTAATTGACTACGTTTAATTGATTGAATCGTAATCAGTACGATCGGTGTATACAAAATACCCCAAAGACCAAAATACAAAATGCAAAGATAACCAATGCTAATAATGAAGAAAGAATTCATTCCAATTTGTTCAGAGACTAATTTGGGTTCTAAAAATTGCCTTAAACAAACAATGATGATATATATTACGGCAAGCTCAATTGCGACAATAAATTGACTCGTTACTAAGCAATAAATAATCCATGGCCAAAGTAAAATACCAACTCCAATTATTGGAATAAAGTCAATTAAGCCAAAGGCAACTCCAACTCCAAATGCACGGTCAATATTAATAAAATAAAACCCAATGATAAGCACAATCGTTGTCGCTAAACAGACGAGTAATTGTGCTTTTATATATCCCCAGCCCATACTGAAAAAGTGTCGTGAAAACTCACTTATTTTCTTGACTGCTTTTTTAGGTAGCCATTTTGTTAAATAGTATTTATATTTCTCCCAATCCTTACACAATAGGATGGTCAAGATTATGACGATGATTGTTGAGGACGTCAATTCGATTGTTTGAATAAACGCATTAGAGACAAAAGGGATAAACTGATTAGCTAAGTTATGGCTAATCGTCATTACAAGACTATATAAGTAATCGATTAATTTAATTAATTGACTTGAGAGTTGATCATTTAATGGTGTTGGTAGAAAATCTATATTAGGCAAGGTATAGTTGGTGAAATTATAAATCCATTGTTTGAAGAACTCGATGATTGTTTCAAAGTAATCTGGAATTTGAATGACAATCGCATTAAAAATATCAATTAGGTAAATTAAAATTAAGCTGAAACTAATTGAAATAGTAATCATAAAGCTAAGTAAGCAAATGATTATTGCCATCATCCGATTGACGCGCATTTTAGCTACAATTAATTGAATTGGCTTCTGAAGTATTGCACTGATACCGATGACAAGAACAAAGATAAATAAATTTTGGATCACATAATAGACCGCTGCGACTAATGCTGTAGCTATTAATATAACGAAGAAAAGTCTTAATAACATTGGTTTATACTCTGAAATCAGTTTTATCACCTGCTTGTCTCTTACTATGCTTATAAATTAAAATATGATATTATATAACAGATCATGCTTGAATTTTGCTAATATTTAATTATCTGTGGTAAGATAGAATTTAACTATTAAATCACCTAGACCGAGGGATCATATATGCTAAACTTATCGACATTATTTTTAATTTTAATATTTATTCTTGGCTATATTGGTAAAAACCAATCGATTATGATTGCTGTATACATTTTGTTAGGAATACAGTTGTTAAACCTAAATGACAAAGTCTTCCCGTTTTTACAGCAAAAAGGCATGACAATCGGTATAACGGTTATTACGGTATCGGTACTGATCCCGATCGCAACAGGTGATATTGGCTTTAAAGAGTTAATTGATAGTGTAAAAGGCTATTATGGTTGGATTGCACTAGGATCAGGTATGTTCGTTGCCATTGTAGCACGTGGTGGCCTTGATTTATTAACTAATGATCCTCACTTAACAACAGCACTTGTTATGGGTACAATTATTGCAGTTGTCTTCCTCCAAGGTGTTGCTGTTGGTCCATTAATTGGAGCTGGAATTGCATATATGATCATGCGAATTGTAGACTTCTTTATAGCAAATTAAGAAAGATAGTTTGAGATTTAAATAGTTTGCTAGATTTTGTTGGCTCAAAATGAAATCAACTCAAATTACAGCTGATTACCTTTTAATTTTATTGTAAAAGGAGGAAATAGTATGATTAAAGCGCGAGGTCTTGAAGGCGTAGTTTTAACGGATACGAAGATCACTTCAATTTCGGGAACAAAGTTATCATACGTTGGTTATGATTTAGATGATCTCGTTAACTATGCTACATTTGAAGAAGTAGTCTTCTTGCTTTGGTATAAACGTCTACCAAACCAAGCTGAATTAACTGAATTTAAAGAAAATTTATTCGAAGTGATGGAATTACCAGAAGAAATCTATCCACATATTGAACATATGGATTTAAATAAAATTCATCCAATGTCTGCTTTACGTTCTGTTATTTCATTGTTGGGTGCTTATGATCCTGAGGATTCTTTGACTCACAAAGATGCAACAATGGAAAAGGCACTTCGATTACAAGCGCGCATATTAACAGTGATTACGACACTCTCACGATTGCGTAATGGAAAAGAGATCCTACATCCTAAGAAAGAATATGGTTACGCAGAGAACTTCTTGTATTTATTAAAAGGTGATCCTGTTGATCCAATCGAAGCCAGAGCATTTGATCAGGCATTAATATTGCATGCTGATCATGAATTAAATGCTTCAACTTTTACAGCTCGTGTTTGTGTGGCAACTTTATCAGATTTATATTCTGGTATCACAGCAGCGATTAGTGCTTTAAAAGGAGAGTTACATGGTGGGGCGAATGAGCAAGTGATCAAGATGCTAATGGAAATTGGTGAGGTAGATCGCGCTATTCCCTATATTCAAGAAAAAATTAATAATAAAGAAAAAATCATGGGAATGGGCCACCGAGTTTATAAAAAAGGTGATCCACGAGCCAAATATCTGAAAAAGATGTCAAAGGAACTAACTCGAAAAGCCGGACAAGAGAAATGGTATCAAATATCTGAAATTATTGAAGAATATATTAAAAAAGAAAAAGGATTACCTGCAAATGTTGATTTTTATTCAGCATCAACCTATCATTCTATGGGAATTGAACATGATTTGTTCACACCAATATTTGCTATGAGTCGAACTTCTGGTTGGATTGCTCATATGCTTGAACAATATGACGATAATCGATTGATTCGACCACGGGCAAACTATGTTGGACCTAAAAAGCTTGAATTTATTCCAATATCCAAACGCTAATTATATTAAAATAATTTAGTGATTTGGTTTTAGACTATATTAGGAGGGGTTTTATGGTACAAGGAGAAAAAGTAACAGTTGTAGATGGTGTAGTAAAAACACCAGACCACGTAACAATTCCATTTATCGAAGGAGACGGAACTGGTCCAGATATTTGGGCTGCATCTAGTCGTGTATTAGAAGCGGCTGTTGATAAAGCTTACGAAGGCAAGCGAAGTATCGTTTGGAAAGAAGTTTTAGCTGGTGAAAAGGCGTTTGAAACGACTGGTGAATGGTTACCAGAAGAAACTTTAGAGACAATTCGCGAATATAAAATTGCAATTAAAGGTCCTCTAACGACACCAATTGGCGGTGGATTCCGTTCATTAAACGTCGCACTACGCCAAAAATTAGATTTATTCACATGTCTTCGTCCAGTGCGTTATTTTGACGGTGTTCCATCACCTGTAAAACGTCCTGAAGATACAGATATGGTTATTTTCCGTGAGAATACTGAGGATATTTATGCGGGAATTGAGTGGGAAAAAGGTACTGAAGAAGTTGAAAAGATCATTAAATTCTTAAAAGATGAAATGGGCGTAACGAATATTCGCTTCCCGGAAACATCAGGTATTGGTATTAAGCCAGTTTCTGAAGAAGGTACACATCGTTTAGTAAAAGCAGCGATTGAATACGCTATTAAAGAAAATAGAAAGAGTGTGACTCTCGTTCATAAAGGCAACATTATGAAGTTCACTGAGGGAGCCTTCAAAAATTGGGGTTATGAATTAGCGGAAAGAGAATATGGTGATAAAGTATTTACTTGGGCTCAGTATGATAAAATTGCTGAAAAAGAAGGTCGAGAAGCTGCTAATAAAGCTCAACAAGAAGCTGAAGCAGCAGGGAAAATTATTGTAAAAGACGTTATTGCAGATATCTTCTTACAACAAATTCTTACTCGTCCAAGAGAGTTCGATGTAGTTGCAACTATGAACTTAAATGGTGACTATATTTCTGATGCTTTAGCAGCGCAAGTAGGTGGAATTGGTATTGCGCCAGGCGCAAATATTAATTATGAGACAGGGCATGCTATTTTTGAAGCTACACATGGGACAGCTCCAAAGTATGCGGGTCTTGATAAAGTTAACCCATCATCAGTGATTTTATCCGGTGTATTGATGTTAGAGCACTTAGGATGGAATGAAGCAGCTGATTTAATTATTGAATCAATGAATAAAACAATTAGCTCAAAAGTCGTTACATATGACTTTGCACGTTTAATGGACGACGCTAAAGAAGTGAAAACATCAGAGTTTGCTGATGAATTAATCAAGAATATGAATTAATTATAACAATGCTGACAATGCTAAAGTTGTCAGCATTTTTTCTTAGCAAAATATTATGACATATATGCAGAAAATTTACGGAATATTTACATTGTAAAGGATATTTTACATGGTTTTGATAGCTTTATAATTCACAATTTCATAGTTAAGTTGTATGATTAAGCTAAAGACAATGGGGGTAGAGAAATGAATCAA
This window contains:
- a CDS encoding NAD(P)-dependent malic enzyme is translated as MHRDHQGKLMVESKVKVTNSEDLSLAYSPGVAEPCLEINKGKENAYLYTMKSHMVAVVSNGTAVLGLGNIGAQAALPVMEGKAVLFKNFANVDAFPICLDTADPDKLIETVEMLAPNFGGINLEDIAAPDCFYVEEELKKRLDIPVFHDDQHGTAIVTVAGLVNALKLVNKQTDQIKVVINGAGAAGIAIVKLLNKFGVNQIVICDSQGAIYQGREFGMNPIKEMIAKETNQQMETGDLRSVMKGADVFIGVSLANLVDQEMVRSMNDDPIIFAMANPNPEIMPEDALAAGARIVGTGRSDYPNQVNNVLAFPGIFKGALSVMANEINDEMKVAAVHAIAGIIAEADLTENYIIPDPFDQRVAVAVSQAVAKAAIETGVAKQIK
- the accD gene encoding acetyl-CoA carboxylase, carboxyltransferase subunit beta; this translates as MPFKRIFKKQRKYATIPTEKAKQDIPEGLVEKCSYCSKIFYEKEWKNNLRVCPSCGTHHKMTAWERIASIVDDIDSFDEWDAELVTDNPLNFPEYQQKLISDQKKTGLNDAVVTGKGTINQFEAVLIVMDPFFRMASMGAVVGEKIARALERAKDENLPVIIFTASGGARMQEGMISLMQMAKTAFAIDRFDQAGGCLIVVMTNPTTGGVTASFASIGDYHFAEPNALIGFAGRRIIEQTIREKLPDDFQTAEFQLKQGQIDRIVKRPELKQFLTTVLDLHAVGGERT
- a CDS encoding acetyl-CoA carboxylase carboxyltransferase subunit alpha; this encodes MKYILDFEKPIYELKDKIAELKQMAEESELDLTEDISRLEMRLVNLEQNVYQNLSPWDRVQIARHPERPTALDYIQELFTDFIELHGDRLFRDDPAIITGIAKYKGLPVTVIGQQRGKNTKENIYRNFASAHPEGYRKALRQMKLAEKFNRPIISFIDTKGAHPGKGAEERGQGEAIARNLKVMAQLAVPTLSIVIGEGGSGGALGVGVTDHIYMLENSIYSVISPEGAASILWKDATKAKEAAKSLKLNAKDLKQMNIIDDIIPEPKGGAHRDFQLQVAYLDLHINKSLKYLQGLPKDQLIEKRWQKYKNIGSF
- the pfkA gene encoding 6-phosphofructokinase, giving the protein MKKIAVLTSGGDAPGMNAAIRAVVRKGIYHGIEIYGVSNGFQGLMEGKIKKMELGSVGDIIQRGGTILFSARSEEFKTDEGQERAIKQLRDRGIEGLVVLGGDGSFTGALKLTEKGFPCVCIPCTIDNDIPGTDFTIGFDTALNTIVEAADKIRDTATSHERTYVIEVMGRDAGDLALWSGLANGAESVIIPERDEPFENIIDRLNRGRARGKKHSIIILAEGVGSGIELGKRIEETANLETRVTVLGHIQRGGQPTGADRVLASRLGAKAIDLLIEGQSGVMVGIESNKLTHHKIKDILNKPHNIDMSLYKLMGELSI
- the pyk gene encoding pyruvate kinase produces the protein MRKTKIVCTIGPVSESLEKTTELIAAGMNVARLNFSHGDFEEHGNRIKNIRESAKKLGKTVAILLDTKGPEIRTGVMAEGKVEIVKGQTINISMDETVKGTKERFAVTYPDLINDVHVGSKILLDDGLVELEVTAILKEENEIETKALNSGILKDKKGVNVPNVSVNLPGMTEKDAKDILFGIEQGVDFIAASFIRRASDVLAIREHLDKNGGKDIQIISKIENQEGVDNLDAILQVSDGIMVARGDLGVEIPPEDVPVVQKLMIQKCNLAGKPVITATQMLDSMERNPRPTRAEASDVANAIFDGTDAIMLSGETAAGDYPVQAVQTMHNIAIKTESVLDHKAILAKRTKSTEVSMTDAISQSVNHTAMNLDVNAILAPTVSGHTARVISKYRPKAPIIAVTFDERVSRGLSLVWGVHSIVGDVAYTTDKVLNVAIDRGLETNLLKRGDRVVITAGVPVGESGTTNMMKVHIIGDVLTKGQGVGKGSSFGRVVIAKDAKEANEKVNYGDILVTQATDKDMMPALEKANGIITVEGGLTSHAAVVGLDLSIPVIVGVDNALSVLEEGKEITVDAKRGDIYSGRASIL
- a CDS encoding FxsA family protein encodes the protein MFRWLFLLLITVPLIELAIIVWASTYISGWSIIGMIILTGFIGATLAKQQGIEALRRAQISMQNGDLPSDLFIDGICILIGGIALLMPGFLTDLFGFALLIPLSRRLFKSWLKAIFQNMINKNHRIIYRRF
- a CDS encoding AI-2E family transporter — translated: MLLRLFFVILIATALVAAVYYVIQNLFIFVLVIGISAILQKPIQLIVAKMRVNRMMAIIICLLSFMITISISFSLILIYLIDIFNAIVIQIPDYFETIIEFFKQWIYNFTNYTLPNIDFLPTPLNDQLSSQLIKLIDYLYSLVMTISHNLANQFIPFVSNAFIQTIELTSSTIIVIILTILLCKDWEKYKYYLTKWLPKKAVKKISEFSRHFFSMGWGYIKAQLLVCLATTIVLIIGFYFINIDRAFGVGVAFGLIDFIPIIGVGILLWPWIIYCLVTSQFIVAIELAVIYIIIVCLRQFLEPKLVSEQIGMNSFFIISIGYLCILYFGLWGILYTPIVLITIQSIKRSQLDQIVYRYIVNGQLNI
- a CDS encoding DUF441 domain-containing protein — its product is MLNLSTLFLILIFILGYIGKNQSIMIAVYILLGIQLLNLNDKVFPFLQQKGMTIGITVITVSVLIPIATGDIGFKELIDSVKGYYGWIALGSGMFVAIVARGGLDLLTNDPHLTTALVMGTIIAVVFLQGVAVGPLIGAGIAYMIMRIVDFFIAN
- a CDS encoding citrate/2-methylcitrate synthase; translation: MIKARGLEGVVLTDTKITSISGTKLSYVGYDLDDLVNYATFEEVVFLLWYKRLPNQAELTEFKENLFEVMELPEEIYPHIEHMDLNKIHPMSALRSVISLLGAYDPEDSLTHKDATMEKALRLQARILTVITTLSRLRNGKEILHPKKEYGYAENFLYLLKGDPVDPIEARAFDQALILHADHELNASTFTARVCVATLSDLYSGITAAISALKGELHGGANEQVIKMLMEIGEVDRAIPYIQEKINNKEKIMGMGHRVYKKGDPRAKYLKKMSKELTRKAGQEKWYQISEIIEEYIKKEKGLPANVDFYSASTYHSMGIEHDLFTPIFAMSRTSGWIAHMLEQYDDNRLIRPRANYVGPKKLEFIPISKR
- the icd gene encoding NADP-dependent isocitrate dehydrogenase, with amino-acid sequence MVQGEKVTVVDGVVKTPDHVTIPFIEGDGTGPDIWAASSRVLEAAVDKAYEGKRSIVWKEVLAGEKAFETTGEWLPEETLETIREYKIAIKGPLTTPIGGGFRSLNVALRQKLDLFTCLRPVRYFDGVPSPVKRPEDTDMVIFRENTEDIYAGIEWEKGTEEVEKIIKFLKDEMGVTNIRFPETSGIGIKPVSEEGTHRLVKAAIEYAIKENRKSVTLVHKGNIMKFTEGAFKNWGYELAEREYGDKVFTWAQYDKIAEKEGREAANKAQQEAEAAGKIIVKDVIADIFLQQILTRPREFDVVATMNLNGDYISDALAAQVGGIGIAPGANINYETGHAIFEATHGTAPKYAGLDKVNPSSVILSGVLMLEHLGWNEAADLIIESMNKTISSKVVTYDFARLMDDAKEVKTSEFADELIKNMN